Proteins encoded within one genomic window of Mesobacillus subterraneus:
- a CDS encoding EAL domain-containing protein, whose translation MQPDLNSSTLFKVYKSLFQYNHDGCFALDAEGNFIAFNEEAEAVTGYTLNEALNMNFIFLLHDDSVDESIRQFQHVMSGGRTRFETAIFKKGTGERIDLMLTAVPITVEQEILGIVGCAQDITEKKELEALLGGQNRILKMMAKGASFHDVLDEVVFFIESFTDGAHCSILVVDQEGKRLVHGSSPHLPPAFNKAVDGLVIGPEAGSCGTAAYRKEYVVAVDIESDPLWEKYRDQALSYGLKACWSTPVFDDDQSVIGTFALYYCRSRSPREKDKEIIRNATDLASLVIQHYRAKEKINFMAYHDALTGLANRRLFDHRVKKAFTETKVNEGEKMSLLFLDLDRFKYVNDSLGHTIGDRLLVYVSEKLKASLGDGVFFSRQGGDEFTILLEHTTKEKAEAVARKILETLEEPFVIDGSDIFITTSIGMSFYPDDGAEVDMLLSKADVAMYQAKKQGRNNFQGYDVMLDKTAFEKLQIENELRKALERKEFVLLYQPIINLFTNEVTGAEALIRWKNERMGFVTPDQFIPIAEETGLIIPIGEWVLKTALLQLKDWHGNGREGLTVSVNLSIRQFYQSNLISMVKETLEFAEVDPRFLTIEITESMTMDVEKASIILHELKGLGVNISIDDFGTGYSSLSYLKRFPIDHLKIDRCFVQDIADNKSDENIATTIILMAHNLGLSVIAEGVETAKQLGLLKQHRCNEAQGYHFSKPVPAEEFSKIKVPS comes from the coding sequence TTGCAGCCAGATTTAAACAGCAGCACACTTTTTAAAGTGTACAAATCTTTGTTTCAATATAATCATGATGGATGCTTCGCCCTTGACGCTGAGGGGAATTTTATAGCATTCAATGAAGAAGCTGAAGCGGTGACTGGATATACGCTGAACGAGGCTTTGAATATGAATTTCATCTTCCTGCTTCACGATGATTCTGTGGATGAGTCCATCCGTCAATTCCAGCATGTAATGAGTGGAGGACGTACAAGGTTTGAAACAGCGATCTTTAAAAAAGGCACAGGTGAACGAATCGACTTGATGCTCACTGCTGTTCCCATCACGGTTGAACAGGAGATACTGGGCATAGTCGGCTGCGCTCAGGATATTACGGAAAAAAAAGAGCTGGAGGCTTTATTGGGCGGTCAGAATCGGATCCTGAAGATGATGGCGAAGGGCGCTTCTTTTCATGACGTCCTTGATGAAGTGGTGTTTTTTATAGAAAGTTTTACAGATGGAGCGCACTGTTCGATTCTGGTAGTCGATCAAGAGGGGAAAAGGTTGGTCCATGGATCATCGCCTCATTTGCCTCCAGCTTTTAACAAGGCAGTTGATGGACTTGTGATTGGTCCAGAGGCAGGGTCCTGCGGAACAGCGGCCTATCGGAAGGAGTACGTGGTTGCTGTCGATATTGAATCAGATCCATTATGGGAGAAATATCGGGATCAGGCGCTTTCTTACGGATTAAAGGCATGCTGGTCAACACCGGTGTTTGATGATGATCAAAGTGTAATCGGCACCTTCGCACTATACTATTGCCGTTCCCGGTCGCCCCGAGAAAAAGACAAGGAAATCATCCGCAACGCGACGGATCTCGCCAGCTTGGTGATCCAGCATTATCGGGCAAAGGAAAAAATTAATTTTATGGCGTATCATGATGCGCTGACAGGTTTGGCCAACCGCAGGCTGTTTGATCATCGAGTCAAAAAAGCATTCACTGAAACGAAAGTGAATGAAGGTGAAAAAATGAGCCTCTTGTTTCTCGACCTGGACCGGTTCAAATATGTTAACGACTCATTAGGTCATACGATAGGCGATCGTTTGCTTGTGTATGTGTCAGAGAAGCTGAAAGCAAGCCTTGGTGATGGAGTGTTTTTTTCTAGGCAGGGCGGGGACGAATTCACTATTTTACTCGAACATACGACGAAGGAAAAAGCCGAAGCCGTTGCTCGTAAAATTCTTGAGACTTTAGAGGAGCCATTTGTGATTGACGGATCAGACATCTTCATCACAACGAGTATTGGCATGAGCTTCTACCCGGATGATGGCGCAGAGGTTGACATGCTGTTAAGCAAAGCTGATGTCGCGATGTACCAGGCGAAGAAGCAGGGACGCAATAACTTCCAGGGCTATGATGTCATGTTGGATAAAACAGCTTTCGAAAAGCTCCAAATCGAAAATGAACTCCGCAAAGCACTTGAACGCAAAGAATTTGTCCTGCTATATCAGCCGATCATCAATCTGTTTACAAATGAGGTAACAGGTGCCGAGGCGCTGATCCGCTGGAAAAATGAAAGGATGGGTTTTGTAACCCCCGATCAGTTCATTCCGATTGCGGAAGAAACGGGCCTGATCATCCCGATTGGCGAGTGGGTGCTGAAAACAGCTCTGCTGCAGCTAAAGGATTGGCATGGTAATGGGAGGGAAGGATTAACGGTATCCGTCAATTTATCGATTCGCCAATTTTACCAGTCCAATTTGATCTCGATGGTTAAAGAAACCCTTGAATTTGCTGAAGTCGATCCGCGTTTCCTGACAATCGAGATTACCGAAAGCATGACAATGGACGTCGAGAAAGCGAGCATCATCCTTCATGAGCTAAAGGGGCTGGGAGTCAATATCTCCATCGATGATTTCGGCACAGGCTATAGCTCGCTCAGCTACTTAAAAAGGTTCCCGATCGATCATTTGAAGATTGATCGCTGCTTTGTCCAGGACATCGCTGATAATAAAAGCGACGAAAACATCGCCACGACCATTATTTTGATGGCGCATAATCTGGGTTTGTCCGTCATTGCGGAAGGCGTGGAAACAGCAAAGCAGTTAGGCTTGCTGAAGCAGCATCGCTGTAACGAAGCCCAGGGGTATCATTTTTCCAAGCCTGTTCCGGCAGAAGAATTTAGTAAGATCAAGGTTCCTTCGTAA
- a CDS encoding PP2C family protein-serine/threonine phosphatase, which produces MSILIVDDNEANLFVIEKLLNRAGYADHLSFTSANDLFAYLDSDNPYIVAEQVDVILMDIMMPEVDGIEACRRLQEMPHLKDIPVVFVTALEDTAKVVEALDAGGTDYLMKPIKKTELLARLRVALRLKYEKDWHKKQEEKITNELELSMQVQTSLLSEPVYNDNLLIKASYLPAFKLAGDLYYWRQIDEHKFAAIQLDMMGYGISSSLVCMFISSVLRDAIRTNPDPEYVISELNKWMTSLNHYNQKIPYYFTAIYLTIDTAERKIEYINAGHPTAHAMIDGHEIAELKSNTCAVGFFPEIHTDKKTIHYTSSLQLLICTDGVHEAIDKYEQAGTEYLRHLVTNPFPCTKETEPLDLVLTPEQKESGADDMCIILIQAT; this is translated from the coding sequence ATGAGTATTCTGATTGTAGATGACAATGAAGCGAACTTATTCGTTATTGAAAAACTATTGAATCGGGCTGGGTATGCAGACCATCTCTCATTCACATCTGCAAATGATCTGTTTGCGTATCTGGATTCTGACAATCCTTATATTGTTGCCGAGCAGGTAGATGTCATCCTGATGGACATCATGATGCCTGAAGTAGATGGAATTGAAGCTTGCCGCCGCCTTCAGGAAATGCCGCACCTGAAGGATATTCCCGTTGTCTTTGTCACGGCGCTTGAGGACACGGCCAAAGTCGTTGAGGCTCTTGATGCGGGCGGGACCGATTATTTGATGAAACCGATCAAAAAGACCGAGCTGCTGGCACGCCTAAGGGTAGCACTGAGATTGAAATATGAAAAGGACTGGCATAAGAAACAGGAAGAGAAGATCACCAATGAGCTGGAACTTTCAATGCAAGTGCAGACGAGCTTGTTAAGTGAGCCTGTATACAATGATAATCTGCTCATCAAAGCCTCTTATCTCCCAGCCTTCAAGCTTGCCGGAGATCTTTATTACTGGCGCCAGATTGATGAGCATAAATTTGCTGCCATCCAGCTTGACATGATGGGCTATGGCATCTCATCTTCCCTCGTGTGCATGTTCATTTCCTCTGTCCTGAGGGATGCCATCAGAACGAATCCTGATCCGGAATATGTAATAAGTGAATTGAACAAGTGGATGACTTCCCTGAACCATTATAACCAGAAAATCCCTTATTACTTTACCGCCATTTACTTAACGATCGACACTGCCGAGCGAAAAATCGAATACATCAACGCCGGACATCCTACCGCGCATGCGATGATCGACGGCCATGAGATCGCAGAACTAAAAAGCAATACATGCGCTGTTGGCTTTTTTCCTGAAATACATACTGATAAAAAGACGATTCATTACACAAGCTCCCTGCAGTTGCTGATTTGTACGGACGGCGTCCATGAGGCCATCGATAAATATGAACAAGCAGGAACTGAATACTTAAGACATCTAGTCACTAATCCCTTTCCGTGCACGAAAGAAACGGAACCGCTCGACCTCGTCCTGACCCCTGAGCAGAAAGAATCAGGGGCAGATGATATGTGCATCATCCTTATCCAGGCGACATAG
- a CDS encoding beta-propeller domain-containing protein, which yields MKKWWLIIGLMSISIAALVFYSFSQFKVVNAWEEEHAVLPNKVWQLQFSEKVSEQSLDQDLLYVTNDKGEKLDTKLELGDDRKSIYIHPPEDGYDPQSKGYTVHFKKGIKSALGRELDAEHSWKFVVKETLPTVGTQENLASYFEEIIKEEKKARGWFGGLKESFSAGEDKATEESVAADKSGGGGDVSETNVQVQGVDEADIVKTDGKSIFQAEHDKVRIIQAVPGAQMKVLSTIPYKENFSPSQLFLQEDQLVVIGHQYNEIYRPYEDVAKDSLIAPMMQSTTILVYNVKNPADPKQIREVKMEGHYISARKVDNLVYLITQHYPDYWLLKESRKMDIRPKFSDSAVGSKEKMIGYDEIYYFPESRQPNYTIIAALDLEQPKKKVSMTTYLGSGNQVYMSKENLYLAVENYGDMDFKERGVIAPDTDVHKFAIKGMEVKHHSSATVRGTVLNQFSMDEHNGFFRLVTTKGYAWDEDRPSSNHLYILDENLKETGKIEELARGERIYSARFMGDRIYMVTFKETDPLFVFDASDPANPKVLGELKIPGFSNYLHPYDENHIIGFGQDTKIVAEKGAAQPRILTDGVKISLFDVSDMSNPKEKFTEVIGGRGTYSPLNHDHKALLFNKDKDIFAFPISVYRNSEKNEYEQIFEYQGAYIYDIDPETGINLKSKITHINGDMPYYEEWEHQIQRLLYIGDTLYALSADKITSYKMGSYEKVGELGF from the coding sequence ATGAAAAAATGGTGGTTGATCATCGGATTAATGTCCATTTCTATTGCCGCATTGGTTTTTTATTCTTTTTCCCAGTTCAAGGTGGTCAATGCGTGGGAAGAGGAGCATGCCGTATTGCCGAACAAGGTATGGCAGCTGCAGTTCTCGGAAAAGGTTTCAGAACAAAGCCTTGATCAAGATTTGTTGTATGTGACGAATGACAAGGGAGAGAAGCTCGACACGAAGCTGGAGCTGGGTGACGACCGTAAGAGCATTTACATCCATCCTCCTGAAGATGGGTATGACCCGCAGTCGAAGGGCTATACGGTTCATTTTAAAAAAGGGATCAAATCAGCATTGGGCAGGGAGCTGGACGCTGAGCATAGCTGGAAGTTCGTTGTAAAAGAAACACTCCCGACCGTTGGGACGCAGGAGAACCTGGCGAGCTATTTTGAAGAAATCATCAAGGAAGAAAAAAAGGCGCGGGGCTGGTTTGGCGGTTTGAAGGAATCCTTTTCTGCAGGCGAGGATAAAGCGACGGAAGAGTCAGTGGCTGCTGATAAGTCAGGAGGCGGCGGAGATGTGTCCGAAACGAATGTCCAGGTCCAGGGTGTCGATGAAGCGGACATTGTGAAAACAGATGGAAAAAGCATCTTTCAGGCTGAGCATGATAAGGTGCGGATTATTCAGGCTGTGCCTGGCGCGCAGATGAAGGTGTTGTCGACGATTCCTTATAAGGAAAATTTTTCTCCAAGCCAGCTGTTTTTGCAAGAGGATCAGCTCGTGGTCATTGGGCATCAGTACAATGAGATTTACAGACCTTACGAAGATGTTGCCAAAGATTCGCTGATTGCTCCGATGATGCAGTCGACGACCATCCTTGTTTATAATGTGAAAAATCCTGCTGACCCAAAACAGATTCGTGAAGTGAAGATGGAGGGCCACTACATTTCGGCCAGGAAGGTGGATAACCTTGTTTACCTTATCACACAGCATTATCCAGATTACTGGCTGCTGAAGGAGAGCAGGAAAATGGATATCCGGCCGAAGTTCTCCGATTCAGCGGTGGGTTCGAAGGAGAAAATGATTGGTTATGACGAAATTTACTATTTTCCGGAATCGCGTCAGCCGAACTATACAATCATAGCTGCTCTCGATCTTGAGCAGCCGAAAAAGAAAGTATCAATGACTACCTATTTGGGCAGCGGCAACCAGGTTTATATGTCAAAGGAAAATCTGTATCTCGCAGTTGAGAATTACGGGGATATGGATTTCAAAGAGCGCGGTGTGATTGCACCTGACACGGATGTCCATAAATTCGCGATCAAGGGCATGGAGGTCAAGCACCATAGTTCTGCTACGGTGCGGGGGACGGTGCTGAATCAGTTCTCGATGGATGAGCACAACGGCTTTTTCCGGTTGGTGACGACGAAGGGATACGCTTGGGATGAGGATCGGCCTTCATCCAACCATCTCTATATATTAGATGAAAATTTAAAGGAAACCGGGAAGATTGAAGAACTTGCCCGCGGTGAACGAATTTATTCTGCCAGGTTCATGGGGGACCGGATTTATATGGTTACTTTTAAAGAAACCGATCCGCTGTTTGTGTTTGATGCAAGCGACCCGGCCAACCCGAAGGTGCTAGGCGAACTGAAAATCCCGGGTTTCAGCAATTACCTTCATCCGTATGATGAAAACCATATCATCGGATTCGGACAGGATACGAAAATCGTCGCTGAAAAAGGAGCCGCACAGCCGCGGATCCTGACAGATGGAGTCAAAATCTCCCTTTTCGACGTCAGCGATATGTCCAATCCGAAAGAGAAATTCACTGAGGTCATTGGCGGCAGGGGAACCTATTCTCCGCTGAATCATGATCATAAAGCTTTGCTGTTCAATAAAGACAAAGATATCTTCGCATTCCCAATCTCGGTTTACCGAAACAGCGAGAAGAACGAATACGAACAAATCTTTGAATATCAGGGAGCTTATATTTATGATATTGACCCTGAAACAGGTATCAACCTTAAGTCAAAAATAACCCATATTAACGGCGACATGCCGTATTACGAAGAATGGGAGCACCAAATCCAGCGCCTGCTTTATATCGGTGACACCTTATATGCTCTGTCGGCAGATAAAATCACCAGCTATAAAATGGGCAGCTACGAGAAGGTAGGAGAGCTGGGATTTTAG